One Gemmatimonadota bacterium DNA window includes the following coding sequences:
- a CDS encoding phytanoyl-CoA dioxygenase family protein, translating to MKQADLAFFRQNGFINLGKVLADEDVDRFHGLFDEDRRKYPYFWHPYGHHQEANYDALITTPAFDDLIRHPAIYGTIEELMGGPLCFGEIGLRSMGPYKGEFHQRWHRDKAHWFEHPLRMDYIQLMVYFTDVDKHTHCFSISPEGVDQPVMKENSAQLERGVYDLHGPAGTCALFNVSVLHTATTRPTRAVRKTAQIYYGHRDRDPLANDSGIPATLWRDSDDPETRAFYGVLNDRTKVYMAAFGK from the coding sequence ATGAAGCAGGCCGACCTGGCGTTTTTTCGCCAGAACGGATTCATCAACCTGGGCAAGGTCCTCGCGGACGAGGACGTGGATCGTTTTCACGGTCTCTTCGACGAGGATCGTCGCAAGTATCCTTATTTCTGGCATCCCTACGGCCATCACCAGGAAGCCAACTACGACGCGCTCATCACCACGCCGGCCTTCGACGATCTGATCCGCCATCCCGCCATATACGGCACCATAGAGGAACTGATGGGCGGTCCGCTCTGTTTCGGAGAGATCGGGCTGCGGTCCATGGGCCCGTACAAGGGCGAATTCCACCAGCGGTGGCACCGCGACAAGGCCCACTGGTTCGAGCACCCCCTCCGCATGGACTACATCCAGCTCATGGTCTATTTCACCGACGTGGACAAGCATACCCACTGCTTCTCCATCTCGCCCGAAGGGGTCGATCAGCCTGTTATGAAGGAGAACAGCGCGCAACTGGAGCGTGGTGTCTACGACCTCCACGGACCGGCGGGCACCTGTGCCCTGTTCAACGTGTCGGTACTCCACACGGCCACCACGCGTCCCACGCGGGCCGTGCGGAAGACCGCGCAGATCTATTACGGTCACCGGGACAGGGATCCGCTGGCCAACGATTCGGGGATTCCCGCCACCCTCTGGCGGGACAGCGACGACCCGGAGACCCGGGCCTTCTACGGCGTCCTGAACGACCGTACGAAAGTCTATATGGCCGCGTTCGGGAAGTAA
- a CDS encoding phosphoribosyl-AMP cyclohydrolase codes for MASSSGSNQLEEGTRETLDFSKLRQVAGIEEDVLPVVVQDSTTKEVLILAYINRQALDESLKTGIATFWSTSRNELWVKGATSGNALGIDEIRVNCEQNSLVFLVTPKGEGACHTRDAEGRYRTGCYYRRLESSGELEFV; via the coding sequence ATGGCGAGCTCATCAGGATCAAATCAACTGGAAGAAGGAACACGGGAGACCCTGGATTTTTCGAAACTTCGGCAGGTCGCCGGCATCGAAGAGGATGTCCTGCCGGTGGTCGTGCAGGATTCCACGACGAAGGAAGTGCTTATCCTGGCCTACATCAATCGCCAGGCCCTGGACGAATCCCTGAAGACCGGGATTGCCACGTTCTGGAGCACTTCGCGGAACGAGCTGTGGGTGAAGGGCGCCACGTCGGGAAACGCCCTCGGAATCGACGAAATCCGGGTCAACTGCGAGCAGAACTCTTTAGTTTTCCTCGTAACGCCCAAGGGCGAAGGCGCGTGCCACACCAGGGACGCCGAGGGCCGCTATCGGACCGGTTGCTACTATCGACGTTTGGAGTCGTCGGGGGAGCTTGAGTTCGTCTGA